One part of the Leclercia sp. LSNIH1 genome encodes these proteins:
- a CDS encoding PAAR domain-containing protein → MQDDKEIEIMKGVIRLNDPLVSGGKVTTASGAPFMGKPVALRADLVTCPLHRGTFPINECHPTWTMRGRGVVVDGCHAACGCEIKSTLPVAGAA, encoded by the coding sequence ATGCAGGACGATAAGGAGATAGAAATAATGAAAGGTGTCATTCGATTAAACGACCCGCTGGTAAGCGGTGGAAAAGTAACGACCGCTTCCGGTGCGCCCTTTATGGGCAAACCCGTGGCCCTCAGGGCCGATCTGGTGACTTGCCCTTTGCACAGAGGGACATTTCCAATAAATGAATGTCATCCCACCTGGACTATGCGCGGCAGGGGGGTTGTGGTGGATGGTTGTCACGCGGCCTGTGGTTGCGAAATCAAAAGTACCTTGCCTGTCGCGGGGGCTGCGTGA
- a CDS encoding transporter substrate-binding domain-containing protein, translated as MKKGVLALLMVASTSHAAIDLQANEQPLPVTVDKQAVAKIPANYKFVEPGTLTVAISALNSPPLALLASDNRTRIGSDPDIARLLAGSLGLKLKLVPTAWEDWPLGITSGRYDVALVNIAVTEQRKEKFDFATYRVDNLAFSVKSTSEVQSIKSAADLSGKKVIVGSGTNQERILLGWNEENKSAGREPALPVYLTDDASGNLYIQSGRADVFFGPQSVSAYKAALTGKTRVVGLGPKKAYVATTTKKGNGLVYALQAALDGAIQRGEYQKVLARWAEQGEAVTQSEVNPPGITY; from the coding sequence ATGAAAAAGGGCGTACTGGCATTACTCATGGTGGCATCCACAAGCCACGCCGCGATTGATTTACAGGCCAACGAACAGCCACTGCCGGTGACGGTGGACAAGCAGGCGGTGGCGAAGATCCCGGCTAACTATAAATTTGTCGAACCGGGCACCCTGACGGTGGCCATTTCGGCGCTCAACTCCCCGCCGCTGGCGCTGCTGGCCAGCGACAACCGCACCCGCATCGGCAGCGACCCGGATATCGCCCGATTGCTGGCGGGCAGCCTCGGGCTGAAATTAAAGCTGGTACCGACGGCGTGGGAGGACTGGCCGCTGGGCATCACCTCCGGGCGTTACGACGTGGCGCTGGTGAACATTGCGGTGACCGAGCAGCGTAAAGAGAAGTTTGATTTTGCCACCTATCGCGTCGATAACCTGGCCTTCTCGGTAAAATCCACCAGCGAGGTGCAATCGATTAAAAGCGCCGCCGATCTCTCAGGCAAAAAGGTGATTGTCGGCTCCGGCACTAACCAGGAGCGCATTCTGCTGGGCTGGAACGAGGAGAACAAAAGCGCCGGGCGAGAGCCTGCGCTGCCGGTCTATCTGACCGACGACGCCTCCGGCAATCTCTATATCCAGTCCGGCAGGGCGGATGTCTTCTTCGGCCCGCAGTCGGTCTCGGCTTACAAAGCGGCGCTGACCGGCAAAACCCGGGTGGTGGGCTTAGGGCCGAAGAAGGCGTATGTGGCGACCACGACTAAAAAGGGGAACGGGCTGGTGTATGCCTTACAGGCCGCCCTCGACGGGGCGATCCAGCGGGGAGAGTACCAGAAAGTGCTGGCGCGCTGGGCGGAGCAGGGCGAAGCGGTAACGCAGTCGGAGGTCAATCCGCCAGGCATCACCTACTGA
- a CDS encoding T6SS immunity protein Tli3 family protein, producing the protein MKGLCTSLTVAAVVLTADCVAKEPPTQIVYRFDDHRFLELKGWDCEGELWYTDTKRGIHTTPASQFYRIFTRKFIHPSERYIAITNWQVDGFLVSKDYGKTWKAVGFAPGHNEPNGDNRAPTEDVVSFTVVNDQGFLQTKHRLYMSSKPFEDPRILPGGPGIEYTVDDGMGSKVNGKIEPRFPGPAWGMDYITKQALKDNTAQFKANYQDLPDKVPEVKGYTGWDRMRCDMDAGR; encoded by the coding sequence ATGAAAGGATTATGTACATCTCTCACAGTTGCCGCTGTTGTATTAACTGCAGATTGCGTGGCGAAAGAGCCACCGACGCAGATAGTTTATCGGTTTGATGACCATCGATTTCTGGAGCTTAAAGGCTGGGACTGCGAAGGAGAACTCTGGTATACGGACACTAAACGAGGTATTCACACAACACCAGCCAGTCAGTTTTATCGAATTTTTACGCGAAAGTTTATCCATCCCTCTGAGAGGTATATAGCAATTACCAACTGGCAAGTGGATGGATTTCTTGTTTCAAAAGATTATGGCAAAACCTGGAAGGCGGTTGGCTTTGCGCCCGGACATAATGAACCGAATGGAGATAACAGAGCGCCCACAGAAGACGTGGTGTCTTTTACCGTCGTCAACGATCAGGGCTTTTTACAGACCAAACATAGGCTGTATATGTCTTCAAAACCGTTTGAAGATCCGCGCATTCTGCCTGGTGGCCCAGGGATTGAATATACCGTGGATGACGGTATGGGAAGCAAAGTAAATGGGAAAATAGAACCCCGTTTCCCAGGGCCAGCCTGGGGGATGGATTACATCACCAAACAAGCACTGAAAGATAATACAGCCCAATTTAAAGCAAACTATCAGGATTTACCCGACAAAGTCCCCGAAGTGAAGGGTTACACCGGCTGGGATCGGATGCGCTGTGATATGGATGCAGGACGATAA
- a CDS encoding amino acid ABC transporter ATP-binding protein, whose translation MPASPEGHISITGVSKFFGRHKALDNVSLEIPPGSVTVILGPSGSGKSTLLRTINHLERVDEGFIQIDGDYIGYRREGNTLYELKEKAILKQRVNVGYVFQNFNLFPHLTVLENLIEAPIAHKQLSRKEAIERAYELLDVVGLRDKADAWSRHLSGGQQQRIAIARALALRPRVILFDEPTSALDPELVGEVLDVIKKLARSGTTLVVVTHEIGFAREVADQVVFMVDGKIVEQGSSDEVLNRPSHARTRQFLSKVL comes from the coding sequence ATGCCAGCCTCTCCTGAAGGACATATTTCCATTACCGGTGTGAGCAAGTTCTTTGGCCGCCACAAGGCGCTGGATAACGTCTCGCTGGAGATCCCGCCCGGCTCGGTAACGGTGATCCTCGGCCCGTCCGGCTCGGGTAAATCGACCCTGCTGCGCACCATTAACCACCTGGAGCGCGTCGATGAGGGCTTTATTCAGATTGACGGGGATTACATCGGCTATCGCCGGGAGGGCAATACGCTGTACGAGCTGAAAGAGAAGGCGATCCTCAAACAGCGGGTCAATGTCGGCTACGTGTTCCAGAACTTCAACCTGTTCCCGCATCTGACGGTGCTGGAGAATCTGATCGAAGCGCCCATCGCCCACAAACAGCTGAGCCGTAAAGAGGCCATCGAGCGGGCTTACGAACTGCTCGACGTGGTGGGGCTGCGGGATAAAGCCGACGCCTGGTCGCGTCATCTTTCTGGCGGGCAGCAGCAGCGCATCGCCATTGCCCGGGCGCTGGCGTTGCGTCCGCGGGTGATTCTGTTTGATGAACCCACCTCGGCGCTGGATCCCGAGCTGGTGGGCGAGGTGCTGGATGTGATCAAAAAGCTGGCCCGCTCAGGCACTACGCTGGTGGTGGTGACCCATGAGATCGGCTTCGCCCGGGAAGTGGCGGACCAGGTGGTATTTATGGTCGACGGCAAAATCGTGGAGCAGGGCAGCAGCGACGAGGTGCTGAACCGACCGTCCCACGCCCGAACGCGACAGTTCCTGTCCAAAGTGCTGTAA
- a CDS encoding T6SS immunity protein Tli3 family protein, translated as MKELCVVFAFATILLTANSLAKEPPTQIVYRFDDHRYLELKGWDCQGELWYTDTKRGIHSQPYFQFYRIFTRKFIHPSKRYISIPNWEVDGFLVSKDYGETWKAIGFSPKHNEPNGDNRAPAEDAVSFTVVNDQGFLQTKHRLYMSSKPFEDPRILPGGPGIEFTVDDGMGNNVNGKLKPGSSGPAWGLDYITKQGLKDDIAQFKTNYQGLPDKVPEVKGYTGWDHMRCDMDAGR; from the coding sequence ATGAAGGAACTTTGTGTTGTTTTCGCATTCGCCACTATTTTACTGACTGCGAATAGTTTGGCGAAAGAGCCGCCGACGCAGATAGTTTATCGGTTTGATGATCATCGTTATCTTGAGTTAAAAGGGTGGGATTGCCAGGGAGAACTCTGGTATACCGATACAAAGCGGGGTATTCATTCACAACCTTACTTTCAGTTTTATCGAATATTCACCCGCAAATTTATTCATCCTTCGAAACGTTATATTTCTATACCAAACTGGGAGGTAGATGGATTCCTTGTTTCAAAAGATTATGGAGAAACATGGAAGGCTATTGGCTTTTCTCCTAAGCATAATGAACCTAATGGTGATAACAGAGCCCCTGCCGAAGACGCGGTATCTTTTACCGTCGTGAACGATCAGGGTTTTTTACAAACCAAACACCGGCTGTATATGTCGTCCAAGCCTTTTGAAGATCCTCGCATTCTGCCCGGTGGGCCAGGGATTGAATTTACCGTGGACGATGGTATGGGAAATAATGTAAACGGGAAGCTAAAACCTGGCTCCTCAGGCCCTGCGTGGGGACTAGATTACATCACCAAACAGGGTCTGAAAGATGACATAGCCCAGTTTAAGACAAACTATCAGGGCCTACCCGACAAAGTACCTGAAGTTAAAGGCTACACCGGCTGGGATCATATGCGCTGTGACATGGATGCGGGGCGATAA
- a CDS encoding T6SS effector phospholipase Tle3 domain-containing protein: MRETKTKPYAPRVVSEGDIPVHKSLGEVAQTRNVGVPRPMPGIVILVHGVNDVGESYQNQEKGILAGLGKRLNRQDFYAHEWKNYRIITPGRSPIIPFYWGYKPVTYDDYRADQKRYREEVGKMSDKAHLPYDAYQENNEKNKAALGNDGKGPFKFQSDNFKNALDMHFAKGGGTFANATTTIPDMLGPGAGGFGVAAAGFASLHLNGGDFTHPVYENPHRIYQFFAAQRLADLILTIRREPITEDDVINVVAHSQGTIITMLANMLVKQEGLDPVNCVILNHSPYSLESRAFENIQPGYQQTNAARQNTFKNFCRLMYTQWKGGGKITEGELQVMEASCTLRKPSDNPLRTDDRYCRSNDGKVYNYFCPNDGVVSLENVQGFGWRGIPQKIARDIPNLFQRVFYQHGEVGKAPDAKPFALPPRKEGDAEYAFLTNSSYSYRDVVVNGEELPEPFTFKLQGQDNRPDNDPQTSDKPYTYYIDPDSPDAYISYSAKASAIKRTESAMYMLNSYQRISWKPGHVLTRDELEVESIARKHTVIEGKVTGSKEYPVLSITWLKTREELEAEWQKRDPVGYSQHSSIVMSEFAPSRAMAFDLAIGQCKAFDYQAGKFWEALLHLADWRDPLNKNSDVKEYYRTGRLPVGTTKNYMNKPDEALPQGHYGVENDYAGVQPNVRNPKNIDMGLFKADDFQEKKLLQWDMPKPKNDNQLA; this comes from the coding sequence ATGAGGGAGACGAAGACAAAACCGTACGCCCCGCGGGTGGTCTCGGAGGGCGATATTCCGGTACACAAAAGCCTGGGCGAAGTGGCCCAGACGCGCAACGTGGGCGTGCCGCGCCCGATGCCGGGCATTGTGATTCTGGTCCACGGGGTGAACGACGTGGGTGAGTCCTACCAGAACCAGGAGAAGGGCATTCTTGCAGGATTGGGGAAACGGCTTAACCGACAGGATTTTTATGCCCATGAATGGAAAAATTACCGAATCATCACTCCCGGCCGTTCGCCCATTATCCCGTTTTACTGGGGATATAAACCGGTGACCTATGACGACTACCGGGCAGACCAGAAGCGCTACCGGGAAGAGGTCGGCAAGATGAGTGATAAAGCCCATCTGCCGTATGATGCCTATCAGGAAAATAACGAGAAGAATAAAGCGGCGCTGGGTAATGACGGCAAAGGACCCTTTAAATTCCAGAGCGATAACTTTAAAAACGCGCTTGATATGCATTTTGCCAAAGGGGGCGGAACCTTTGCTAATGCGACGACCACTATTCCCGACATGTTAGGGCCGGGTGCCGGTGGCTTTGGTGTGGCAGCTGCGGGATTTGCTTCTCTGCATCTGAATGGCGGCGATTTCACCCATCCTGTTTATGAAAACCCGCACCGCATTTATCAGTTTTTTGCTGCGCAACGGTTGGCGGATTTGATTCTGACTATCCGCCGTGAGCCGATAACAGAAGATGATGTGATTAACGTGGTGGCTCACAGCCAGGGCACAATTATAACCATGCTGGCGAATATGCTCGTCAAGCAAGAAGGATTAGATCCGGTAAACTGCGTCATTCTCAACCACTCCCCGTATTCACTGGAGTCGCGCGCGTTTGAAAATATTCAGCCTGGATATCAACAGACCAACGCGGCCAGGCAGAACACCTTCAAAAACTTCTGTCGCCTGATGTACACGCAGTGGAAAGGGGGCGGAAAAATAACAGAGGGTGAATTGCAGGTGATGGAGGCCTCCTGCACCCTGCGTAAACCTTCCGATAATCCGCTGCGAACCGATGACCGGTATTGCCGGAGTAACGACGGCAAGGTGTACAACTACTTTTGTCCGAACGACGGCGTCGTGTCGCTGGAGAACGTGCAGGGGTTTGGCTGGCGGGGTATCCCTCAGAAAATAGCCCGGGATATTCCTAATCTCTTCCAGCGCGTCTTTTATCAGCACGGCGAGGTAGGGAAAGCCCCGGACGCAAAACCTTTCGCGTTGCCGCCGCGAAAGGAGGGAGATGCAGAATACGCCTTCCTGACCAACAGCAGCTACAGCTACCGCGATGTGGTGGTGAACGGAGAGGAATTACCGGAGCCATTTACGTTTAAACTCCAAGGACAGGATAACAGACCTGATAACGATCCGCAGACCAGTGACAAACCCTATACCTATTATATCGATCCGGACAGCCCGGATGCTTACATCTCTTATTCCGCCAAAGCCAGCGCTATTAAGCGCACGGAATCTGCAATGTATATGCTCAACAGCTATCAGCGTATCAGCTGGAAACCGGGGCATGTCTTAACGCGCGATGAACTTGAGGTTGAAAGTATTGCCCGGAAACACACAGTCATTGAAGGGAAGGTTACGGGTTCAAAAGAGTACCCGGTACTGTCTATTACCTGGCTGAAAACCCGTGAAGAGCTGGAAGCAGAGTGGCAGAAAAGGGATCCGGTAGGGTACAGCCAGCACTCTTCCATTGTGATGAGCGAGTTTGCGCCGTCTCGGGCAATGGCCTTTGACCTGGCTATTGGCCAGTGCAAAGCGTTTGACTATCAGGCTGGAAAGTTTTGGGAGGCACTGTTACATCTGGCGGACTGGCGGGATCCATTGAATAAAAATAGTGACGTCAAAGAGTACTACCGGACAGGAAGATTACCAGTAGGTACAACTAAAAACTATATGAATAAACCTGATGAAGCGCTGCCTCAAGGGCATTATGGCGTGGAGAATGATTATGCTGGAGTCCAACCGAATGTTCGTAACCCGAAAAATATCGATATGGGCCTTTTCAAAGCAGATGACTTTCAGGAAAAGAAGTTATTGCAATGGGATATGCCAAAACCTAAAAATGATAACCAACTGGCTTAA
- a CDS encoding glutathione S-transferase family protein produces MIKVYGVPGWGSAISEVMLTLADIPYQFINVDGFDKPGATRELLEKLNPLCQVPTLELENGEIITETAAIALMILDRCPELAPPVGRAERQQFQRLLIWLVANVYPTFTFADYPERWAPDAPEQLQQNCREYRKSLYLWLDNHLKATPYAFGEQITLVDCYLCVMRTWGPRPDWFAANTPKITAIADSVCKLPKLHKVLKDNTILC; encoded by the coding sequence ATGATCAAAGTGTATGGCGTACCGGGCTGGGGTTCAGCCATCAGTGAGGTGATGCTGACCCTCGCCGACATTCCGTATCAGTTTATCAACGTCGACGGGTTCGATAAGCCGGGGGCAACCCGTGAGCTGCTGGAAAAACTCAACCCGCTCTGTCAGGTGCCAACCCTCGAGCTGGAAAATGGCGAAATCATAACGGAGACGGCGGCGATTGCGCTGATGATCCTCGATCGTTGCCCGGAACTTGCGCCTCCGGTTGGACGCGCGGAGCGCCAGCAGTTTCAGCGCCTGCTGATCTGGCTGGTAGCCAACGTCTATCCCACCTTTACCTTTGCCGACTACCCGGAGCGCTGGGCACCGGACGCCCCGGAACAGCTACAGCAAAACTGCCGTGAATACCGGAAATCGCTCTACCTGTGGCTGGATAATCACCTCAAAGCCACCCCATACGCCTTTGGCGAGCAAATCACGCTGGTGGACTGCTACCTGTGCGTGATGCGTACCTGGGGACCACGTCCGGACTGGTTCGCTGCCAATACCCCGAAGATCACGGCCATCGCCGATAGCGTGTGCAAGCTCCCGAAACTGCACAAGGTGCTAAAAGACAACACTATTCTCTGCTAG
- the pptA gene encoding tautomerase PptA, which translates to MPHVDIKCFPRDLNDEHKTALAADIAEVITRHLNSKDRAISVALNEVAEADWKAQVWDREIEPKLDELIKKPGYSM; encoded by the coding sequence ATGCCACACGTTGATATCAAATGTTTCCCGCGCGACCTGAACGACGAGCACAAAACCGCCCTGGCGGCGGATATCGCCGAGGTGATTACCCGTCATCTGAACAGTAAAGATCGCGCCATTTCCGTAGCCCTGAACGAGGTCGCAGAAGCGGACTGGAAAGCGCAGGTCTGGGACAGGGAGATTGAGCCGAAGCTGGATGAGTTGATTAAAAAGCCGGGTTATTCGATGTAA
- a CDS encoding T6SS immunity protein Tli3 family protein, protein MKGLCTFFAVVTVVLAADCVAKEPPTQIVYRFDDHRFLELEGWDCEGELWYTGTKRGIHTTPASQFYRIFTRKFIHPSERYIAITNWQVDGFLVSKDYGKTWRAVGFAPGHNEPNGDNRAPAEDVVSFTVVNDQGFLQTKHRLYMSSKPFEDPRILPGGPGIEYTVDDGMGGIVNGKLEARSPGWAWGMIYMTRQGLEGSTQQLKTNWQNLPDTVPDVKGYTGWDRMRCDMDAGR, encoded by the coding sequence ATGAAAGGATTATGTACTTTTTTCGCCGTCGTCACCGTTGTGCTGGCTGCTGATTGCGTGGCGAAAGAGCCACCGACGCAGATAGTTTATCGGTTTGATGACCATCGATTTCTGGAGCTTGAAGGCTGGGACTGCGAAGGAGAACTCTGGTATACGGGCACTAAACGAGGTATTCACACAACACCAGCCAGTCAGTTTTATCGAATTTTTACGCGAAAGTTTATCCATCCCTCTGAGAGGTATATAGCAATTACCAACTGGCAAGTGGATGGATTTCTTGTTTCAAAAGATTATGGCAAAACCTGGAGGGCGGTTGGCTTTGCGCCCGGACATAATGAACCTAATGGTGATAACAGAGCGCCCGCAGAAGACGTGGTGTCTTTTACCGTCGTCAACGATCAGGGTTTTCTGCAGACCAAACACCGGCTGTATATGTCTTCAAAACCGTTTGAAGATCCGCGCATTCTGCCGGGGGGCCCAGGGATTGAATATACCGTAGATGACGGTATGGGAGGCATAGTAAACGGAAAGCTGGAAGCCCGTTCTCCTGGGTGGGCCTGGGGGATGATTTACATGACCAGGCAAGGGCTTGAGGGGAGCACGCAACAGCTTAAGACGAACTGGCAAAATTTGCCCGACACAGTCCCCGATGTGAAGGGTTACACCGGCTGGGATCGAATGCGCTGTGATATGGACGCTGGGCGATAA